One Sparus aurata chromosome 5, fSpaAur1.1, whole genome shotgun sequence genomic window carries:
- the LOC115581140 gene encoding NPC1-like intracellular cholesterol transporter 1 — protein MVRVAALITFLACVVLSEAQHEPGFCAFYEQCGFNPLVDDSTALIPPIVPCLNYSPARHLTGAHYLKLKRVCPMLDNGETNTFACCSIRQLNSLDNMLRLFKVILLRCPSCADNFAHLHCINTCSPNQTQTVEVTKVMNITTFQNTMDTAVVAYKAFISTTFADSAFGSCKNVRIPATGGFAIGTMCGPYGATQCTPQYWYDFQGDSSNGLAPLDIDFKLINEGNTTGLPAGVVPYNGRALKCNETTPTGGEACSCQDCTESCQMIQISPTTSPFTLLVADGYLVVSIILFCLLTN, from the exons GTGCTGTCCGAGGCCCAACATGAGCCAGGCTTCTGTGCTTTCTACGAGCAGTGTGGTTTCAACCCTTTGGTAGATGACTCGACTGCCCTCATTCCTCCCATCGTCCCCTGTCTCAACTACAGTCCAGCCCGTCACCTCACAGGAGCCCACTACCTCAAACTCAAACGG GTCTGTCCCATGCTGGACAATGGAGAGACAAACACGTTCGCCTGTTGCTCCATCCGACAGCTGAACTCCCTGGATAATATGCTGCGCTTGTTTAAGGTCATACTGCTCCGCTGTCCCTCCTGCGCTGACAACTTTGCCCACCTGCACTGCATCAACACCTGCAGCCCCAACCAGACCCAAACAGTAGAAGTTACAAAGGTCATGAACATCACCACCTTTCAGAACACGATGGACACAGCCGTAGTAGCTTACAAGGCATTCATCAGCACCACCTTCGCCGACAGCGCCTTCGGGTCCTGTAAGAATGTCAGGATCCCGGCCACAGGGGGCTTCGCCATCGGCACCATGTGTGGCCCGTATGGCGCCACACAGTGCACCCCTCAGTACTGGTATGACTTTCAGGGAGACTCCAGTAATGGCCTTGCTCCGCTGGACATCGACTTCAAACTGATCAACGAGGGAAACACCACTGGACTACCAGCGGGTGTGGTTCCCTACAATGGACGTGCTCTTAAGTGTAACGAGACCACACCGACCGGAGGAGAGGCCTGCTCCTGCCAGGACTGCACAGAGTCATGTCAGATGATACAAATTTCCCCAACCACGAGCCCCTTCACACTGCTGGTGGCGGACGGTTACCTCGTGGTTTCTATCATCTTATTCTGTCTCCTGACTAACTGA
- the npc1l1 gene encoding NPC1-like intracellular cholesterol transporter 1, translating into MVRVAALITFLACVVLSEAQHEPGFCAFYEECGFNPLVDDSTALIPPTVPCLNYSPARHLTGAHYLKLKQVCPMLDNGKSNTYACCSIKQLKSLESSLRLSKVILLRCPSCADNFAHLHCINTCSPNQTQTVEVTKVMNITTFQNTTDTAVVAYKAFISTTFADSAFGSCKNVRIPATGGFAIGTMCGPYGATQCTPQYWYDFQGDSSNGLAPLDIDFKLINEGNTTGLPAGVVPYNGRALKCNETTPTEGEACSCQDCTESCQMIQISPTTSPFTLLGADGYLVVSIILFCLLTFAFLLYLFVACFLRSRRNRKDEEKGRGKGRGKDQNSNDVNQPLIDPAEVTCTDRNSLVAQAFLSSKFQFWGTLMATYPLTVLLLSAVVVAVFSAGLKSIELTTDPVELWSATNSRARMEKEFHDTTFDPFFRTNQLILTAPGRKGHQYDSLLFGPTNFSGIISKELIMQLLELQTRIQNIEFWSEDLNRIASLKDVCFAPLNPVNSSLTDCAVNSLPQYFQNSVNNINAKVNMTENGVTAEVDWRDHLIYCLNSPLSFKDITDLGLSCMADYGAPVFPFLAVGGYKDENFTDAEALILTFSLNNYARDNVKFKVAMQWEQEFINMVQEYRNNPNTNFTFAFMAERSLEDEINRTTAEDIPIFMISYAVIFVYIAVALGEYSSLKRILVDSKFLVGLGGILVVGCSVLASMGFYSWIGIPSSLVILQVVPFLVLAVGADNIFIFVLEYQRDVRRAGETREEHIGRILGNVAPSMLLCSLSESVCFFLGGLSTMPAVKSFALYAALAVLMDFVLQMTAFVALLSLDARRQDNNRCELVCCLTVKTQRANKPNEGFLLPLMRKYYAPALLNCYSRIIVMVVFIFMFCASLFLMFHVTVGLDQELAMPKGSYMLDYFQYLYKYFEVGVPVYFVTKKGYNFSTMAGMNGVCSSVGCDEYSLTQKIQYATEFPDQSYLAIPANSWVDDYIDWLNPGSGCCRLYTSGPNIGNFCSASEVKDICKSNCLGILSSRPNVPKFNRFLPDFLGNRPDLQCPKGGLGAYDKAVVMDKDTGEIIASRFMAYHTPLTNSQEFTAALLRARELAHNITMGMRQIPGTAPDFEVFPYTVTNVFYEQYLTIVSEGFFTISQCLVPTFVVCCLLLGLDLRSGFLNLITIIMITVDTVGVMTLWGIDYNAVALINLVTAVGISVEFVSHMTRSFALSIKPTHVERAKEATANMGSAVFAGVAMTNLPGILVLALAKAQLIQIFFFRLNLIITLLGMAHGLVFLPVLLSYFGPGVNKAVLLQLQQEKEKARRALEMKNNLKQAYENISYEDTETKQEPDSSCTEPSKHVDGPSKMKESEVEVKEERIDRF; encoded by the exons ATGGTCCGTGTCGCAGCTCTGATTACTTTTCTGGCATGTGTG GTGCTGTCCGAGGCCCAACATGAGCCAGGCTTCTGTGCTTTCTACGAGGAGTGTGGTTTCAACCCTTTGGTAGATGACTCGACTGCCCTCATTCCTCCCACCGTCCCCTGTCTCAACTACAGTCCAGCCCGTCACCTCACAGGAGCCCACTACCTCAAACTCAAACAG GTCTGTCCCATGCTGGACAATGGAAAGTCAAACACGTACGCCTGTTGCTCCATCAAACAGCTGAAATCCCTGGAAAGTAGTCTGCGCTTGTCCAAGGTCATACTGCTCCGCTGTCCCTCCTGCGCTGACAACTTTGCCCACCTGCACTGCATCAACACCTGCAGCCCCAACCAGACCCAAACAGTAGAAGTTACAAAGGTCATGAACATCACCACCTTTCAGAACACGACGGACACAGCCGTAGTAGCTTACAAGGCATTCATCAGCACCACCTTCGCCGACAGCGCCTTCGGGTCCTGTAAGAATGTCAGGATCCCGGCCACAGGGGGCTTCGCCATCGGCACCATGTGTGGCCCGTATGGCGCCACGCAGTGCACCCCTCAGTACTGGTATGACTTTCAGGGAGACTCCAGTAACGGCCTTGCTCCGCTGGACATCGACTTCAAACTGATCAACGAGGGAAACACCACTGGACTACCAGCGGGTGTGGTTCCCTACAATGGACGTGCTCTTAAGTGTAACGAGACCACACCGACCGAAGGAGAGGCCTGCTCCTGCCAGGACTGCACAGAGTCATGTCAGATGATACAAATTTCCCCAACCACAAGCCCCTTCACACTGCTGGGGGCGGACGGTTACCTCGTGGTCTCTATCATCTTATTCTGTCTCCTGACATTTGCCTTCCTTCTGTACCTGTTCGTCGCGTGCTTCCTGAGGTCTCGGCGGAATAGAAAGGATGAGGAGAAAGGAAGGGGAAAGGGGAGAGGCAAAGACCAGAACAGCAACGACGTGAATCAGCCACTCATCGATCCCGCAGAGGTGACGTGCACTGACAGGAACAGCCTGGTTGCTCAAGCTTTCCTGAGCTCAAAGTTTCAGTTCTGGGGAACCCTCATGGCTACTTATCCCCTCACC GTGCTCCTGTTGTCAGCTGTAGTCGTGGCTGTTTTCTCTGCCGGCCTCAAGTCCATTGAGCTCACCACCGACCCAGTTGAGCTGTGGTCTGCTACCAACAGCCGCGCCCGCATGGAGAAAGAATTCCATGACACAACCTTTGACCCCTTCTTCAGGACCAACCAGCTGATCCTGACAGCGCCGGGGAGAAAAGGCCACCAGTACGATTCTTTGCTGTTTGGACCGACGAACTTTAGCGGGATTATATCCAAAGAGCTCATCATGCAGCTGCTGGAGCTCCAGACACGGATACAG AACATTGAGTTCTGGTCAGAGGATCTGAACCGCATTGCCAGTCTGAAGGATGTGTGTTTCGCACCACTGAACCCCGTCAACTCCTCCCTGACGGACTGTGCCGTCAACAGCTTGCCGCAGTACTTCCAAAACAGCGTGAACAACATTAACGCCAAGGTGAACATGACTGAGAACGGAGTGACCGCGGAGGTGGACTGGAGAGACCACTTAATCTACTGTCTCAA CTCTCCCCTGTCCTTCAAGGACATCACTGATTTAGGTCTGAGCTGCATGGCTGATTATGGCGCTCCAGTCTTCCCCTTTCTGGCTGTGGGAGGCTATAAAG ATGAAAACTTCACTGACGCAGAGGCCCTCATCCTTACCTTCTCCCTCAACAACTATGCTCGCGACAACGTCAAGTTCAAAGTGGCGATGCAGTGGGAGCAAGAGTTTATTAATATGGTCCAGGAGTACCGGAACAACCCCAACACCAACTTTACCTTTGCGTTCATGGCAGAG aggTCTCTGGAGGATGAAATTAATCGGACCACAGCAGAGGATATCCCCATCTTCATGATCAGCTATGCTGTAATCTTTGTCTACATTGCAGTGGCACTGGGGGAGTATTCTTCATTGAAACGCATACTG GTGGACTCCAAGTTCCTGGTGGGTCTTGGTGGGATCCTGGTGGTCGGCTGTTCAGTCCTGGCCTCCATGGGCTTCTACTCCTGGATCGGCATTCCCTCCTCGCTGGTCATTCTGCAGGTCGTGCCTTTCCTGGTGCTTGCCGTTGGAGCCGACAACATCTTCATCTTCGTCCTGGAGTACCAG AGGGATGTGCGGAGAGCCGGAGAGACGAGAGAGGAGCACATTGGCCGTATCCTTGGAAACGTGGCTCCCAGCATGCTCCTGTGCAGTCTCTCTGAGTCTGTCTGCTTCTTTTTAG GGGGCCTGTCGACCATGCCGGCAGTAAAGTCCTTCGCTCTGTATGCTGCACTGGCTGTACTCATGGACTTCGTCCTCCAGATGACAGCCTTTGTGGCGCTGCTGTCCCTGGACGCCCGGCGCCAGGACAACAACCGCTGTGAACTGGTCTGCTGTCTCACGGTGAAAACGCAGCGTGCCAACAAGCCAAATGAAGGCTTCCTGCTGCCACTCATGAGAAAATACTACGCCCCTGCCCTGCTGAACTGTTACAGCAGGATCATTGTG ATGGTGGTCTTCATCTTCATGTTTTGCGCATCCTTATTCCTCATGTTTCATGTGACCGTGGGTTTGGATCAGGAGCTGGCTATGCCAAAG GGCTCGTACATGCTGGACTATTTCCAGTACCTGTACAAGTACTTTGAAGTGGGAGTCCCTGTGTATTTTGTGACAAAAAAGGGCTACAACTTCTCCACCATGGCAGGCATGAATGGAGTCTGCTCCAGCGTGGGCTGCGATGAGTACTCGCTAACCCAGAAGATTCAGTACGCCACTGAATTCCCTGATCA ATCCTACTTGGCTATTCCCGCTAACTCCTGGGTAGACGATTATATTGACTGGCTGAACCCTGGATCCGGATGTTGTCGTCTGTACACAAGTGGTCCAAATATCGGAAATTTCTGTTCCGCGAGCGAAG TAAAAGATATCTGCAAGTCCAACTGTTTGGGTATTTTGTCATCGAGGCCTAACGTGCCAAAATTCAACCGCTTCCTCCCTGACTTCCTGGGTAACAGGCCTGACCTGCAGTGCCCCAAAGG TGGTCTTGGAGCCTATGACAAAGCTGTGGTGATGGACAAAGACACTGGAGAAATCATAG CCTCTCGGTTCATGGCTTACCACACGCCTTTAACAAACTCTCAGGAGttcactgctgcactgctgAGGGCCAGAGAGCTCGCGCACAACATCACCATGGGCATGAGGCAAATACCGGGCACCGCTCCTGACTTTGAAGTATTTCCTTACAC GGTGACTAATGTCTTCTACGAGCAGTACCTGACCATTGTGTCTGAGGGATTCTTCACCATCTCTCAGTGTCTGGTGCCGACCTTCGTGGTGTGCTGTCTGCTGCTGGGTTTGGATCTGCGATCTGGTTTTCTCAACCTCATTACCATAATCATGATCACCGTGGATACCGTTGGTGTCATGACACTGTGGGGCATCGATTACAACGCGGTGGCCCTTATCAATCTGGTCACG GCTGTGGGCATCTCGGTGGAGTTTGTGTCCCATATGACGAGATCCTTTGCCCTCAGCATAAAGCCCACACATGTGGAACGAGCAAAGGAGGCCACGGCCAACATGGGCAGTGCG GTGTTTGCCGGTGTTGCCATGACCAACCTTCCGGGCATCCTCGTGCTGGCGCTTGCCAAAGCCCAACTCATCCAGATCTTCTTCTTCCGATTAAACCTTATCATTACACTCTTGGGGATGGCTCACGGACTCGTATTCTTACCTGTGCTGCTCAGCTACTTTG GTCCCGGCGTGAACAAAgcagtgctgctgcagctccagcaggagaaagagaaggccAGGCGGGCGCTAGAGATGAAGAACAATCTGAAACAAGCGTATGAGAACATAAGCTATGAAGACACGGAGACAAAACAGGAGCCAGACTCGAGCTGCACGGAGCCCTCCAAACACGTCGACGGGCCttcaaaaatgaaagaaagcGAAGTGGAGGTGAAAGAGGAGAGAATTGACCGTTTCTGA